A stretch of Argiope bruennichi chromosome 10, qqArgBrue1.1, whole genome shotgun sequence DNA encodes these proteins:
- the LOC129987771 gene encoding protein FAM200B-like, which translates to MAESKKKCRQYSVDYLKFGFLPSTADKRLPICLLCNKVLSNDSIKPSKLEDHLKRRHPEKIGKDLKYFQTLKDKYEKSPTVNSMFASTAQSNDDGLRTSYNISLLIAKSGNRTPSEKS; encoded by the coding sequence ATGGCTGAATCTAAGAAGAAATGTCGACAGTACAgtgttgattatttgaaatttggttttcttCCATCAACGGCAGACAAACGATTGCCCATATGCCTTTTATGCAACAAAGTTCTGAGCAATGACTCAATAAAACCATCGAAGCTCGAAGACCATCTAAAAAGGCGTCATCCTGAAAAAATAGGTAAAGATCTGAAATACTTTCAAACATTGAAGGACAAATATGAAAAGAGCCCTACCGTAAATAGTATGTTTGCTTCAACGGCTCAAAGTAACGATGATGGCTTGCGGACATCTTACAATATTTCGTTGCTTATAGCGAAATCTGGAAACCGCACACCATCGGAGAAGAGTTAA